A genomic stretch from Anaerobranca californiensis DSM 14826 includes:
- the cas7c gene encoding type I-C CRISPR-associated protein Cas7/Csd2 — protein MNLLDKRYEFVVLFDVENGNPNGDPDAGNMPRIDYETGHGIVTDVCIKRKVRNYIEIKKNDSVGYRIYIKEGVVLNNINKEAYEYLNETPRDKKQKPNEKATQFMCKNFYDVRAFGAVMSTDVNCGQVRGPVQLNFARSIDPIFQQEISITRMAVTNEKDIEKERTIGRKYIVPYGLYKLEGYVSAYFAEKTYFTKEDLELLWEALVNMFEHDHSAARGKMTVRKLIIFEHQSKLGNAPAHILFDLIKIKRKNPDTPPRFYCDYEVVIDKDSLPEGVSIIEKV, from the coding sequence ATGAATTTGTTAGATAAAAGATATGAATTTGTTGTTTTATTTGATGTAGAAAACGGAAATCCAAATGGAGATCCTGACGCTGGCAATATGCCTAGAATTGACTATGAAACAGGACATGGAATCGTAACAGATGTTTGTATAAAAAGAAAAGTTAGAAATTATATTGAGATCAAAAAAAATGATAGTGTAGGTTATCGAATTTATATTAAAGAAGGAGTTGTATTAAATAATATTAATAAAGAAGCGTATGAATATCTAAATGAAACACCTCGGGATAAAAAACAAAAACCAAATGAAAAAGCAACTCAATTTATGTGTAAAAATTTTTATGATGTTAGAGCTTTTGGTGCTGTAATGTCTACTGATGTTAATTGTGGACAAGTTAGGGGACCAGTACAACTTAATTTTGCTAGAAGCATAGATCCAATATTTCAACAAGAAATATCAATTACAAGAATGGCTGTAACAAATGAAAAAGATATAGAAAAGGAAAGGACAATAGGTAGAAAGTATATAGTACCCTATGGACTATACAAATTAGAAGGTTATGTTTCAGCTTATTTTGCTGAAAAAACTTATTTTACCAAAGAAGACTTAGAACTTTTATGGGAAGCGTTAGTTAATATGTTTGAACACGATCATTCGGCGGCTAGAGGGAAAATGACAGTGAGGAAGCTTATAATCTTTGAGCATCAATCTAAACTTGGTAATGCACCAGCCCATATTTTGTTTGATTTAATTAAAATAAAAAGGAAAAATCCTGATACTCCCCCAAGATTTTATTGTGACTATGAGGTTGTAATAGATAAAGATTCATTACCTGAAGGTGTTTCTATCATCGAGAAGGTATAA